One part of the Quercus lobata isolate SW786 chromosome 7, ValleyOak3.0 Primary Assembly, whole genome shotgun sequence genome encodes these proteins:
- the LOC115953512 gene encoding peroxidase A2-like encodes MGSSSAVVVATIFLTLMLHESNAQLNSTFYANTCPNVSSIVSNVIQQALQSDSRIGASLIRLHFHDCFVNGCDASILLDSTASFLSEKNAVPNANSTRGFDVVDNIKTALENSCPGVVSCADILAIAAEASVSLSGGPTWNVLLGRRDSLTANQAGANSSIPSPVEGLSNITSKFSAVGLNTNDLVALSGAHTFGRAQCRLFVGRLYNFNGTGNPDPTISSSYLATLQQTCPQNGSGTVLANLDPSTPDSFDNNYFTNLQNNQGLLQSDQELFSTTGSATVSIVNSFSSNQTAFFQSFAQSMINMGNISPLTGSSGEIRLDCKKVNGS; translated from the exons atgggTTCTTCTTCTGCTGTTGTAGTGGCAACCATTTTCTTAACACTAATGCTTCATGAATCAAATGCACAATTGAACTCCACATTTTATGCTAACACATGTCCGAATGTGTCTAGTATTGTGAGTAATGTCATTCAGCAGGCTTTGCAATCTGATTCCAGGATTGGAGCCAGTCTCATCCGACTCCATTTTCATGACTGCTTTGTTAAT GGATGTGATGCTTCAATTTTGTTAGACAGTACTGCAAGCTTTCTGAGCGAGAAAAACGCTGTTCCAAATGCTAACTCCACTCGGGGCTTCGATGTTGTTGACAACATCAAAACTGCTCTTGAAAATTCATGCCCTGGCGTTGTTTCTTGTGCTGACATACTAGCCATTGCTGCTGAAGCTTCTGTTTCTTTG TCAGGAGGTCCTACATGGAATGTATTATTGGGGAGAAGGGACAGTCTAACTGCAAACCAGGCTGGAGCCAATTCCTCTATTCCGTCTCCGGTAGAAGGCTTATCCAACATTACTTCCAAGTTTTCTGCTGTTGGTCTAAATACTAATGACCTTGTCGCATTATCTG GCGCTCACACATTTGGACGTGCTCAATGTCGCTTATTCGTTGGCCGGTTATACAATTTCAACGGCACAGGCAACCCTGACCCAACAATAAGCTCATCATACTTGGCTACACTCCAGCAAACATGTCCCCAAAATGGTAGTGGAACTGTTTTAGCCAACCTTGATCCTTCAACCCCAGATAGTTTTGACAACAACTACTTCACTAACCTTCAAAACAATCAAGGCCTTCTCCAATCAGACCAAGAGTTGTTCTCCACCACTGGTTCTGCCACTGTCTCCATTGTTAATAGCTTTAGCAGCAACCAAACAGCTTTCTTTCAAAGCTTCGCTCAGTCCATGATAAACATGGGAAATATAAGCCCTCTAACCGGAAGCAGTGGGGAGATTAGGTTGGACTGCAAGAAAGTTAATGGAAGTTAA
- the LOC115951777 gene encoding classical arabinogalactan protein 1-like, giving the protein MGARMIAKVKFDTCKQGGVLKLGFSSISTLAQSPSHSPSKSPTQAPAPKASVPSPTVRKTPVLALSPTMVNSPPSPPSASSEASVSSPSLISTPPSEALGLAQSGAVLNRVGFTAGFVAVAVFVAVLVF; this is encoded by the exons ATGGGGGCCAGGATG ATTGCCAAAGTGAAATTTGACACTTGCAAGCAAGGAGGTGTATTGAAGCTTGGGTTTTCCTCTATATCAACTTTAGCCCAGTCTCCTTCACACTCTCCATCAAAGTCGCCAACACAAGCACCTGCTCCTAAAGCTTCAGTGCCGTCGCCTACAGTTAGAAAGACTCCAGTGCTTGCTCTGTCTCCGACAATGGTGAACTCTCCACCAtctcctccttcagcttctTCTGAGGCTTCGGTGAGTTCTCCATCTTTAATTAGTACTCCACCTTCTGAAGCTCTTGGACTAGCTCAGAGTGGCGCCGTTTTGAACAGAGTTGGGTTCACTGCTGGATTTGTGGCTGTAGCAGTATTCGTTGCAGTTTTGGTGTTTTAG
- the LOC115953321 gene encoding uncharacterized protein LOC115953321, which produces MGEETSDTMNLDLNLGPVPEPPSDSVSNEFVNLDHLIDHPSHSLREAIRFRARQRWRRWRQIPIPPEAQNISMELNELMVNSGDTSTLQTGEGSVPAEERMNEVPKTCENNNGGLEDETSVKNDDVEKGSGNDGSFFDCNICLDLSRDPVVTCCGHLFCWPCLYRWLHLHSDAGECPVCKGEVQHKTVTPIYGRGNPVREPEEDSGLKIPGRPQGHRVESLRQSIQRTPYTFPVEEMIRRLGTRFDLTRDFIPPQEPDSTRETVERTNSLLNRILNSRARREQNQVASPDDVVDLTSDMSSPETGENRRLQALYLRRTQAHRTTLSSLSSALSSAERFVESYFRNHPGGRSQEPPQPVDDRDSFSSIAAVINSESQVDTAMEIDSMVSLSTSSSRRRNDASRSSDVDSGDSRAPRRRRLN; this is translated from the coding sequence ATGGGTGAGGAGACATCTGATACTATGAACCTTGACTTGAACCTGGGTCCTGTTCCCGAGCCACCATCAGACTCGGTATCAAATGAATTTGTAAATTTGGATCATTTGATTGATCATCCTTCCCATAGTCTTAGGGAAGCTATTAGGTTTAGAGCTCGACAGCGATGGAGGAGATGGCGACAGATTCCAATTCCACCTGAAGCTCAGAACATATCGATGGAATTGAACGAATTGATGGTCAATTCTGGTGATACGAGTACATTGCAGACAGGTGAGGGTAGTGTTCCAGCTGAGGAAAGAATGAATGAGGTTCCcaaaacatgtgaaaataaCAATGGAGGTTTGGAGGATGAGACTTCAGTGAAAAATGATGATGTTGAAAAGGGTAGTGGCAATGATGGGAGCTTTTTCGATTGCAATATATGTTTGGACTTGTCTAGGGACCCTGTTGTGACTTGTTGTGGCCACTTGTTTTGTTGGCCTTGTCTCTACCGATGGTTGCATCTCCATTCAGACGCAGGGGAATGTCCAGTGTGTAAGGGAGAGGTGCAACACAAAACTGTGACCCCAATTTATGGTCGTGGGAACCCTGTTCGTGAGCCCGAGGAGGACTCAGGTCTGAAGATCCCTGGTAGGCCCCAGGGACACAGGGTTGAGAGTTTGAGGCAATCAATTCAGAGAACTCCGTATACTTTCCCTGTGGAGGAGATGATCCGTCGCCTTGGAACTAGGTTTGATTTGACTAGGGACTTTATACCGCCACAGGAGCCTGACAGTACACGCGAAACAGTAGAAAGAACTAATTCCTTGTTGAATCGGATTCTGAATTCTCGTGCACGGAGAGAGCAAAATCAAGTGGCTTCCCCTGATGATGTTGTGGATTTAACAAGCGACATGAGTAGCCCTGAGACAGGAGAAAATCGCCGGCTGCAGGCCCTTTATCTTCGAAGGACACAAGCTCATAGAACAACACTTTCTTCTCTTTCATCTGCATTGAGTTCTGCTGAAAGGTTTGTTGAGTCATATTTTCGCAACCATCCTGGAGGTAGAAGTCAAGAGCCGCCTCAACCAGTTGATGATAGAGATTCATTCTCAAGTATTGCTGCTGTTATAAATTCGGAAAGTCAGGTGGACACTGCTATGGAAATTGATTCTATGGTGTCCCTTTCAACATCATCTTCCCGAAGAAGGAATGATGCTTCAAGGAGTTCAGATGTGGACAGTGGAGATTCTCGTGCACCTAGAAGAAGAAGGCTGAATTAA